A section of the Methanoregula formicica SMSP genome encodes:
- a CDS encoding Ppx/GppA phosphatase family protein, translating to MSDGTIGPEGRVVTFIDLGTNSFRMLIVRLNPNHSYTILSRQKQQVRLGEGEFEAEEITLAAMERAVIVAKMFVDLARTFHTEEFVAVATSATREASNQNELLHRIRQEAGLDIRVISGREEARLIYLGVASAIHLAGRRIFCIDIGGGSTEIAIGDAQGYTHLDSFRIGAIRLANTYPSPDERGIVGPVQQKKIQQHVRNAIVHATAAIRSLKPECAIGGSGTIMNLAEIAGKAHHPASVTEPRSNGLTLKYKEVKKLIELLSPLTLEQRRRVPGINPERADIIIPGAIILEVFMKELGLLEISVTSRGLQDGLLVDYLSRMDNFPLMGELTPRQRSVLQLGRSCGINEIHARTVTNLVLEMFDSAKTKKLHDFSDAERELLEYAAFLHDIGSFISFTNHHAHSYYIIRNSELLGFNDREVNLIAMLARFHRKKSPRKKDTFVTDLDPRDQRALRLLSCFLRLGESLDRSHAALVQHVRFTAANKDTARLEIQARGECQLEIWGIENEKRAFEKAFGRNLVFSVMENPSS from the coding sequence GTGAGTGACGGAACTATCGGGCCGGAAGGACGGGTCGTCACGTTCATCGATCTCGGGACAAATTCGTTCCGTATGCTCATTGTCCGGCTCAACCCGAATCATTCGTATACCATTCTCTCGCGCCAGAAGCAGCAGGTGCGTCTCGGGGAGGGAGAGTTCGAAGCAGAGGAGATCACCCTGGCTGCGATGGAACGGGCCGTTATCGTGGCAAAGATGTTTGTGGACCTTGCCCGCACCTTCCATACTGAGGAATTTGTCGCGGTTGCCACGTCGGCTACCCGAGAGGCCTCAAACCAGAACGAGCTGCTGCACCGCATCCGGCAGGAAGCAGGGCTGGACATACGGGTTATCTCCGGCCGCGAAGAGGCCCGCCTTATTTATCTCGGTGTGGCGAGCGCAATCCATCTTGCCGGCCGAAGAATCTTCTGCATCGATATCGGCGGCGGGAGCACCGAGATCGCCATCGGTGATGCACAAGGATATACCCATCTTGACAGTTTCCGTATCGGGGCCATACGGCTCGCCAATACCTATCCCTCCCCGGACGAACGGGGGATTGTCGGACCTGTACAGCAGAAAAAGATCCAGCAGCATGTCCGGAATGCCATTGTCCATGCAACCGCTGCCATCCGTTCGCTGAAACCTGAATGTGCCATCGGGGGATCCGGCACGATCATGAACCTTGCGGAAATTGCCGGGAAGGCACACCATCCTGCATCAGTGACCGAACCCCGGTCAAACGGGCTGACGCTGAAATACAAGGAAGTAAAGAAGCTCATAGAACTCCTTTCACCGCTGACGCTTGAACAGCGAAGGCGGGTGCCGGGGATCAATCCCGAGCGCGCGGATATCATCATTCCCGGCGCTATCATACTCGAAGTCTTCATGAAGGAACTGGGCCTTTTGGAGATCTCTGTTACCAGCCGCGGGTTGCAGGATGGACTGCTTGTCGATTACCTCTCCCGGATGGACAACTTCCCCCTGATGGGAGAACTGACGCCCCGGCAGCGGAGCGTCCTTCAGCTCGGAAGGTCCTGCGGAATCAATGAAATCCATGCCCGTACGGTAACCAATCTCGTGCTCGAAATGTTCGATTCGGCAAAGACAAAGAAGCTCCATGATTTTTCCGATGCTGAACGGGAACTGCTCGAGTATGCAGCGTTCCTCCATGATATCGGTTCGTTCATATCGTTTACCAACCACCATGCGCACTCGTATTACATTATCCGGAATTCCGAACTTCTTGGTTTCAATGACCGGGAAGTGAACCTTATCGCCATGCTGGCACGGTTCCACAGAAAAAAGAGCCCGCGGAAAAAAGACACCTTTGTCACGGACCTGGATCCCCGCGACCAGCGGGCACTCCGTCTCCTCTCCTGTTTCCTGCGTCTGGGAGAGAGCCTGGACCGGAGCCATGCTGCCCTTGTGCAGCATGTCCGTTTCACTGCTGCCAACAAGGATACAGCCCGGCTCGAAATCCAG
- a CDS encoding CHAD domain-containing protein, with protein MTSTFKRQACGPGLRWFSQQCLPPLLAAFEKEIAGVRDAKDREYIHRMRVASRRLRAALPLFGTCFSERPYARWIREITGITRALGEARDIDVQIAFLTEYQKTDPGAPVPGKNPATPDRHELEPAFAYLIGDLHTRRTQAQEGVVFALDALEKSRIIPEMEELFAQKTSGTHNAPPSSIARGIPTMAAFRISSRLAAMQSYEPWLHHTDAVAEHHAMRIAAKKLRYTMEVYGPVYRNGLKKPHAAAKNLQQILGDLHDCDVWIDHVTRLLLYERGRMRSKKKGPDTATLASLRLFLKDREQERERIHRHLVQYWQELNDEKTWNLVSGTLVNGRKREYRCEQMLDSAALRTASADLASSWPAGFAHHQNVARLSLMLFDGLVHVHHLSEQYRALLECAAMLHDIGMTRGKRKHRERSAARIFSDESLPLDMAGRSVAGLIASSHNGKVRIRSHPLFSLLSENDQDAVVRLAVLLRIGNALDHFHSGAVREIHCIIGKKEILCDVVASGDVSREKERALSQADLFREAFQRELVFR; from the coding sequence ATGACCAGCACCTTTAAACGGCAGGCGTGCGGCCCCGGCCTTCGCTGGTTCTCGCAGCAGTGTCTGCCCCCGCTCCTTGCAGCATTTGAAAAAGAGATTGCCGGTGTCCGTGATGCAAAAGACCGTGAATACATTCACCGCATGCGGGTTGCATCCCGCCGGCTCCGTGCCGCCCTTCCCCTTTTTGGGACCTGCTTTTCCGAAAGACCGTATGCCCGGTGGATCCGGGAGATTACCGGAATTACCCGTGCTTTGGGTGAAGCGCGGGATATCGATGTCCAGATAGCGTTTCTTACAGAGTACCAAAAGACGGATCCCGGAGCACCGGTTCCTGGCAAAAATCCTGCAACTCCTGACAGGCATGAGCTGGAGCCGGCATTTGCGTATCTTATTGGCGATCTCCATACTCGGCGCACACAGGCACAGGAAGGGGTAGTCTTTGCGCTTGATGCGCTGGAGAAGAGCAGGATTATTCCGGAAATGGAGGAGTTATTTGCACAAAAAACCTCTGGCACCCATAATGCACCGCCTTCATCGATTGCGCGGGGCATCCCGACCATGGCTGCATTCCGGATCAGCTCCCGTCTTGCCGCCATGCAGTCCTATGAACCATGGCTCCATCATACCGACGCAGTTGCTGAACACCATGCCATGCGGATTGCAGCCAAGAAGCTGCGATACACTATGGAAGTCTATGGCCCTGTCTACCGCAACGGGCTGAAAAAACCGCATGCAGCAGCAAAGAACCTCCAGCAGATCCTTGGCGATCTCCATGACTGCGATGTCTGGATCGATCACGTAACGCGGCTGCTCCTTTATGAGCGGGGCCGGATGAGGTCGAAAAAGAAGGGCCCGGATACGGCAACGCTTGCCAGCCTTCGGTTGTTCTTAAAGGACCGCGAACAGGAACGCGAGAGAATCCACCGGCACCTGGTGCAGTACTGGCAGGAACTGAACGACGAGAAGACCTGGAATTTGGTTTCTGGCACGCTTGTCAACGGAAGGAAACGGGAATATCGCTGTGAGCAGATGCTGGACTCAGCAGCCCTTCGTACTGCAAGCGCTGATCTGGCATCGTCATGGCCTGCAGGATTTGCCCATCACCAGAACGTAGCCCGGCTCTCGCTCATGCTCTTTGATGGTCTCGTTCACGTGCACCATCTTTCCGAACAATACCGTGCACTTCTCGAATGCGCCGCGATGCTTCACGACATCGGGATGACCCGTGGGAAGAGAAAGCACCGTGAACGGTCAGCCGCCCGAATCTTTTCTGATGAGTCCCTGCCGCTTGATATGGCTGGTCGTTCTGTTGCAGGCCTCATCGCATCCAGCCATAACGGGAAGGTCCGGATCCGTTCGCACCCGCTCTTCTCCCTTCTCTCAGAAAATGATCAGGATGCTGTTGTCCGGCTTGCCGTCCTCCTCCGCATAGGAAATGCCCTGGATCATTTCCATTCCGGTGCAGTCCGGGAGATCCACTGCATCATCGGAAAAAAAGAGATTCTCTGCGATGTCGTTGCAAGCGGTGACGTCTCGCGGGAAAAGGAGCGTGCCCTGTCGCAGGCCGACCTCTTTCGGGAAGCATTCCAACGGGAGCTGGTTTTCCGGTGA